From a region of the Natronogracilivirga saccharolytica genome:
- a CDS encoding S41 family peptidase, with translation MTNTNLEPHLFRRSFLPAMFAALLLLSGLFHSSAMASDEDTRLLRFPTIHENQIVFSYAGNLYTVSVHGGNARRLTSHEGYEIFPRYSPDGTRIAFTGQYDGNTEVYVIPSGGGEPQRKTYTPTLDRDDVADRMGPNNIVMDWTPDGEQVLFRSRKREFNSFKGHLYLTDPDGDLAQQLPLPRGGFASYSPDGSKLAYNRVFREFRTWKRYRGGQADDIWVYDFDTKETIQVTDSEGQDIIPMWHGDMIYFISDREESGRMNLYVHDLESDETRKLTDFTEFDIKFPSIGKRHIVFENGGYIYRFNLSTEEKNRVPIRVKDDRITGRGGLVDASEFIHSYDVAPDGSRVLFGARGDIFTVPARSGITRNLTQSSGVHDRNPVWSPDGEYVAFISDKTGEDEIYVKPQDGSGEKQQITTDADTYKYRMVWSPDSRKLLWADKKLRLNMVDVETGEVTVVREAEAWEFSQYTWSPDSRWIAYTLPEVRTMSRVWLYSVEDDEHYEVTKGWYSAGNPEFSRDGKYLYFVSNRDFNPIYSQTEWNHAYADMQRIYFVTLQADESSPFKPENDEVSLNNNEEEDDNGFDPSESIPVDTEGIGNRIVDLPVQPSSYGNLQSVGNRIYYQRNGMRDQQTMLLFYDLEAKEEQTVGAFNGYRITADGKKMLLVQGDDYAVVDLPSQEAELDPKVDLSDVKVRLDRTEEWVQIFNESWRQMRDFLYAPNLHGVDWEAIRETYRPLVDHVAHRNDLTYVIGEMIGELNVGHAYVGDGDRREADRTPMGRLGAELDRDDETGFYRIDRILRGENWEDSRRSPLTEVGVDISEGQYIVRVDGNSTAEMTNIYKSLIDKAEKPVILSINDEPGLSGARDVVIKPVSDELDLYYYNWVQENIRKVNEASDGRVGYIHIPDMGPGGLNEFIKHFYPQLKKEALIIDVRGNGGGNVSPMIIERLRRELAMVDKPRNAVRRPDPSAMMLGPMVTLIDQFSASDGDLFPYRFRKHELGKLIGTRTWGGVVGIRQTLPFVDGGYLNRPEFASYDTDGEEWIIEGVGVEPDMYVDNDPAKEYGGIDEQLNAGVEHLLELLEEHDFSLPDPPDYPIKR, from the coding sequence ATGACTAACACTAATTTGGAGCCGCACTTGTTTCGCCGTTCTTTCCTGCCGGCGATGTTTGCAGCACTGCTGCTGCTCTCGGGATTGTTCCACTCATCTGCGATGGCATCAGACGAGGACACCCGGTTGCTGAGATTTCCCACCATTCACGAAAATCAAATCGTATTCTCCTATGCCGGAAATCTCTACACCGTTTCGGTTCACGGAGGAAATGCACGCCGCCTGACCAGCCACGAAGGCTACGAAATTTTTCCGCGCTATTCTCCTGACGGCACCCGCATCGCTTTTACCGGACAGTATGACGGCAACACCGAAGTCTATGTCATCCCTTCCGGTGGAGGAGAACCGCAGCGCAAAACCTACACGCCGACACTGGACCGTGATGACGTGGCCGACCGGATGGGCCCGAACAACATCGTTATGGACTGGACACCGGACGGTGAGCAGGTCCTGTTCCGGTCCCGCAAGCGCGAGTTCAATTCCTTCAAGGGACATCTGTATCTGACCGATCCCGACGGAGACCTCGCACAGCAGCTTCCGCTGCCGCGCGGCGGGTTTGCCTCATACTCCCCCGACGGCTCAAAACTGGCATACAACCGGGTATTTCGTGAGTTCCGCACCTGGAAACGATATCGCGGTGGCCAGGCCGACGATATCTGGGTGTACGACTTTGATACCAAAGAGACCATTCAGGTTACCGACAGCGAGGGGCAGGACATCATCCCCATGTGGCATGGTGACATGATCTACTTCATTTCCGACAGGGAAGAAAGCGGCCGTATGAACCTCTATGTCCATGACCTGGAATCGGATGAGACCCGCAAACTTACCGATTTCACCGAGTTTGACATCAAATTTCCCTCTATCGGGAAACGGCATATCGTATTTGAAAACGGCGGGTATATTTACCGGTTCAATCTGTCAACCGAAGAAAAAAACCGCGTACCCATCCGGGTTAAGGATGATCGCATAACCGGGCGCGGCGGACTTGTGGATGCCAGTGAGTTTATTCACTCCTATGATGTCGCTCCGGATGGCAGCAGAGTTCTTTTCGGCGCACGGGGGGATATTTTCACCGTGCCTGCGCGGAGCGGAATTACCCGTAACCTCACACAATCATCAGGTGTGCATGACCGCAACCCGGTCTGGTCGCCGGATGGTGAATATGTGGCGTTTATTTCAGATAAAACCGGAGAAGATGAAATATACGTCAAGCCTCAGGACGGATCGGGTGAGAAGCAGCAGATCACCACGGATGCCGATACATACAAGTACCGGATGGTTTGGTCACCCGACAGCCGGAAACTGCTCTGGGCCGATAAAAAACTCCGGCTCAACATGGTCGATGTGGAAACGGGCGAGGTGACTGTTGTCCGTGAGGCCGAAGCCTGGGAGTTTTCGCAGTACACATGGTCGCCGGACAGCCGCTGGATTGCCTACACGCTTCCTGAAGTCCGGACCATGAGCCGGGTCTGGCTGTATTCCGTTGAGGATGATGAGCACTATGAGGTCACGAAGGGATGGTACTCAGCCGGAAATCCCGAGTTCAGCCGCGACGGCAAATACCTTTACTTTGTTTCCAACAGGGATTTCAACCCGATTTACAGTCAGACCGAATGGAATCATGCCTACGCTGACATGCAGCGGATTTATTTCGTGACGCTGCAGGCGGATGAGTCCTCACCTTTCAAGCCCGAAAACGACGAAGTTTCGTTGAACAACAACGAAGAGGAGGATGATAACGGTTTCGATCCTTCAGAGTCTATCCCGGTTGATACCGAGGGCATCGGTAACCGGATTGTCGATCTGCCTGTTCAGCCGTCCAGCTACGGCAATCTGCAGTCTGTCGGCAACCGGATCTATTATCAGCGCAACGGAATGAGAGACCAGCAGACCATGCTCCTGTTTTATGACCTCGAAGCCAAAGAGGAGCAGACCGTAGGTGCTTTCAACGGCTATCGCATCACTGCCGATGGCAAAAAAATGCTTCTTGTACAGGGCGATGATTATGCTGTTGTTGATCTGCCCTCCCAGGAAGCCGAGCTGGATCCCAAGGTTGATCTGTCCGATGTGAAAGTTCGTCTGGACCGCACCGAAGAATGGGTGCAGATCTTCAACGAAAGCTGGCGGCAGATGCGCGATTTCCTCTACGCTCCCAATTTGCACGGAGTCGACTGGGAAGCTATTCGGGAGACATATCGTCCGCTTGTCGATCATGTGGCCCATCGCAATGACCTGACCTATGTTATCGGCGAAATGATCGGTGAACTCAATGTTGGCCATGCCTATGTCGGTGACGGTGACCGCAGGGAAGCTGACCGCACACCGATGGGCAGACTCGGCGCCGAGCTCGACCGTGATGATGAAACCGGGTTTTATCGGATCGACCGTATACTCAGAGGAGAAAACTGGGAGGATTCCCGACGGTCGCCGCTTACGGAAGTCGGGGTGGATATTTCGGAAGGACAGTATATCGTCCGTGTCGACGGTAATTCCACAGCTGAAATGACCAATATCTACAAGTCATTGATCGACAAAGCCGAAAAGCCTGTCATTTTGAGCATCAATGACGAGCCCGGGCTGTCAGGCGCGCGGGATGTCGTCATCAAGCCTGTTTCCGACGAGCTGGACCTCTACTACTACAACTGGGTTCAGGAGAACATCAGAAAGGTAAATGAGGCATCCGATGGCCGCGTCGGCTACATCCACATTCCGGACATGGGTCCGGGCGGACTCAACGAGTTTATCAAGCATTTTTATCCGCAGCTCAAGAAGGAAGCATTGATTATCGATGTGCGCGGCAACGGCGGCGGCAATGTTTCGCCGATGATCATCGAGCGGCTGCGGCGTGAACTGGCCATGGTCGACAAGCCACGCAATGCCGTGCGTCGTCCCGATCCGAGTGCGATGATGCTCGGTCCCATGGTGACCCTGATCGATCAGTTCTCGGCATCCGACGGCGACCTGTTCCCGTACCGGTTCCGCAAGCATGAGCTGGGCAAGCTTATCGGTACCCGGACATGGGGTGGCGTGGTCGGTATTCGCCAGACACTTCCCTTTGTGGATGGGGGATATCTGAACAGGCCGGAGTTTGCATCATACGACACCGACGGGGAGGAGTGGATTATCGAAGGCGTTGGTGTGGAGCCGGATATGTACGTTGATAACGATCCCGCAAAAGAGTATGGGGGAATTGACGAACAGCTCAATGCCGGTGTGGAGCATCTGCTTGAACTGCTTGAAGAGCATGACTTCAGCTTGCCGGATCCTCCTGATTATCCCATCAAGCGCTGA
- a CDS encoding porin yields MKYSVLLFLPFIMLLSFASAASAQDGEYPSYQVTGFMQQHFSWEHDSDDPAAFSIHRARVGLTGSLTDMISVNIVAGAVEPPDRTPRLVNGFVDLDLHPMLTVRTGQFLVPFGLEGPEPIFRNPAIERTETIQRLNVHAMFRDIGIQAFGSHENVTYAIALVNGTGANNPEQIDPKDLLGRFGYQASSELNLGLSFHIGQYPVGNVERDRFRLGVDATYRADELLLRGEYIFRKDQRVGTSDRDHFGGYLLAGYDLTDELQAIARFEMLHPNSDADFSDAGFTSITAGLNYYFQGHNRVSVNYEIRNDRRSQHDPGNLLTVQMQVAL; encoded by the coding sequence ATGAAATATTCCGTTTTGCTTTTTCTGCCTTTCATTATGCTGCTGTCTTTCGCTTCTGCAGCATCAGCACAGGACGGGGAGTATCCGTCCTATCAGGTAACCGGGTTCATGCAGCAGCACTTCAGCTGGGAACACGACTCTGATGACCCTGCCGCTTTTTCCATTCATCGTGCCCGGGTCGGGCTTACCGGCAGTCTGACTGATATGATCTCCGTAAATATTGTTGCCGGGGCTGTTGAGCCACCGGACAGGACTCCAAGGCTTGTCAACGGCTTTGTTGACCTTGATCTGCATCCCATGCTTACTGTTCGCACCGGCCAGTTCCTGGTCCCGTTCGGACTGGAAGGTCCGGAACCCATTTTCCGTAATCCGGCGATTGAGCGCACAGAAACTATCCAAAGGCTGAATGTGCATGCCATGTTCCGCGATATCGGTATTCAGGCCTTTGGTTCGCACGAAAATGTCACATATGCCATTGCACTGGTAAACGGAACCGGTGCCAATAATCCGGAGCAGATCGATCCCAAGGATCTGTTGGGACGATTCGGCTATCAGGCTTCTTCGGAGCTTAATCTTGGCTTGTCGTTCCACATCGGACAGTATCCTGTTGGAAATGTTGAGCGCGACCGGTTCCGTCTCGGGGTGGATGCCACCTATCGCGCAGATGAATTGCTGTTGCGGGGAGAGTACATTTTCCGGAAGGATCAGCGCGTGGGTACAAGTGATCGCGATCATTTCGGGGGATATCTGCTGGCCGGTTACGACCTTACGGATGAACTGCAGGCCATCGCCCGGTTCGAAATGCTTCATCCCAATTCTGATGCGGATTTCTCGGATGCCGGCTTCACCAGTATCACTGCCGGGCTGAATTACTACTTTCAGGGACACAATCGTGTTAGCGTCAATTATGAAATCCGTAATGACAGACGATCTCAGCACGATCCCGGTAACTTGCTGACGGTTCAAATGCAGGTTGCCCTGTAG
- a CDS encoding bifunctional lysine ketoglutarate reductase /saccharopine dehydrogenase family protein, whose product MNSLGIRHEDKYAPERRTPLVPSDVRKLVNEHGIPVYVERSQKRIFTHAEFEDAGAGIVDDVSFCDIVLGVKEMPVGSFRPGMVCVYFSHVIKGQRQNMAMLRDIMESGATLIDYERILDQNGNRLIFFGRYAGIAGMINTLWSTGQRYEKLGKATPFSTIKQASRYDSLEAAKEDIRRSGEAIASSGPGEGAGPLIFAVTGDGNVAQGALEILDLLPVTELAPGELRDLDRSRLDPGAIYKVNLIPADYMVHKKGKKFSLQDYIAFPDHYESRFEEFLPNINVLVNGIYWDERYPRLVTKKWLREKNQHLNVIGDITCDPDGSVECTVKATEIEDPVFVYDPETDSHNMGFDGPGVTVMAVDILPSELPREASKQFSSLLSPWIPHLAAADYDDSFADLNLPPELKGAVIVHKKKLTPDYGYLKAYLNQVSG is encoded by the coding sequence ATGAATTCGCTGGGCATTCGCCATGAAGACAAATATGCTCCGGAGCGACGCACGCCGCTGGTTCCTTCGGATGTCCGGAAACTTGTCAATGAACACGGCATACCCGTTTATGTGGAAAGATCACAAAAGCGGATTTTCACTCATGCCGAGTTTGAAGATGCCGGTGCAGGGATAGTTGATGATGTTTCTTTTTGTGACATTGTGCTGGGCGTCAAGGAGATGCCGGTCGGATCATTCCGGCCCGGAATGGTCTGTGTGTACTTTTCCCATGTCATCAAAGGACAACGACAGAATATGGCAATGCTCAGGGATATCATGGAATCCGGGGCGACACTGATCGACTATGAGCGCATTCTGGATCAGAACGGGAATCGCCTGATCTTTTTCGGCCGGTATGCCGGGATCGCCGGTATGATCAATACATTATGGTCGACCGGGCAGCGATATGAGAAACTGGGAAAGGCTACACCGTTTTCAACAATAAAACAGGCTTCCCGTTATGACTCGCTTGAAGCTGCCAAAGAGGACATCCGGCGGTCCGGAGAAGCCATTGCCTCATCCGGACCCGGAGAAGGGGCAGGTCCGCTCATATTCGCCGTAACCGGTGACGGAAACGTGGCTCAGGGTGCGCTTGAAATACTGGATCTGCTTCCCGTCACAGAGCTGGCTCCGGGCGAACTGAGGGATCTTGACCGGTCCCGGCTTGACCCCGGTGCCATTTACAAGGTGAATCTGATTCCGGCCGATTACATGGTCCATAAAAAGGGCAAGAAGTTCTCGTTACAGGATTACATCGCCTTTCCGGATCATTATGAATCCCGTTTTGAGGAGTTCCTTCCCAATATAAATGTGCTGGTAAACGGTATTTATTGGGATGAGCGCTACCCTCGTCTGGTAACCAAAAAATGGCTTAGAGAAAAAAATCAGCATCTGAATGTGATTGGCGATATTACCTGTGATCCGGATGGTTCGGTGGAATGCACTGTCAAAGCCACGGAGATCGAGGATCCTGTTTTTGTTTATGACCCGGAAACCGATTCTCATAACATGGGCTTTGACGGACCGGGCGTAACCGTCATGGCTGTTGACATCCTGCCGAGTGAACTGCCCCGGGAAGCCTCCAAACAGTTCAGCAGTCTGCTGTCTCCATGGATTCCGCATCTTGCGGCCGCTGATTATGATGACTCTTTTGCCGATCTGAACCTTCCGCCGGAACTGAAAGGGGCGGTCATCGTCCACAAAAAGAAGCTGACGCCCGATTATGGTTATCTGAAGGCATATCTGAATCAGGTCTCCGGATAG
- a CDS encoding AAA family ATPase yields the protein MISKTLDQVLRNSYLMASHFNHEMVTLEHLLHSIANDEPGSRILRRSGTDIAMLLSDLDDFYHHMPRRQNESLEPVHTIGFRRTLQRALMHSRAAEQEETSVGDILISMFAEKESHAVFYLEKQGVSRLDILNYVSHRISKPGFEDPDEELSEEGDNGQGGYDEESGEAFFEEMDEGPDGEEGPDGADSVDGHLGRDGAEGGHGASFPGADGQPSPGDPQTGRKRPGQAGKKKTDLLELYTEEWTAKAREGHFDRVIGRELEIERSIEILCRRQKNNPIYVGDPGVGKTAITQGLAQKIVQQEVPERIQDFRIYALDLGALLAGTKFRGDFEARLKGVLKSLQQKKNVILFIDEIHNIIGAGAAGSSTLDASNMLKPLLADGAIRCIGATTFEEYKNHFEKDRALSRRFQKIEINEPDIPTTVNILKGLKNVYEEYHGLKIPTGALEAATRLSSKYLTERRLPDKAIDVIDEACSQVSLQPGERKQLSVRDVEKLISKMARVPVQQVGGEEKESLRDLESKLNQNVFGQEKAVTSLVTAVKRSRAGLGNDSRPVGTFLFSGPTGVGKTELCRQAADHLGLPLIRFDMSEYMEKHTVSRLIGAPAGYVGFEQGGLLTDAIRRQPNSVLLLDEIEKAHPDIFNILLQIMDYATATDNTGRKADFRNVLMIMTSNVGSRELASPPIGFSGKEAKPGGDPKKAIEKHFSPEFRNRLDGIVIFNHLDKNVIESIVYKFIKELEEQLRHKKVRIRLTEKAVHWLAEKGYDPSYGARPMSRVIQENIKNKLVDELLFGKLQHGGTVTLSAGKQGLTFRFSD from the coding sequence ATGATCAGCAAAACACTCGACCAGGTTCTCAGAAACTCCTACTTGATGGCGAGCCATTTCAACCATGAAATGGTGACCCTGGAACACTTGCTGCATTCCATTGCAAACGATGAGCCGGGAAGCCGCATTCTCCGTCGCAGCGGCACGGATATTGCCATGCTGCTTTCGGATCTGGACGATTTTTACCATCACATGCCCCGGCGTCAGAATGAGTCACTCGAGCCAGTCCACACTATCGGGTTCCGGAGGACGCTGCAACGGGCACTCATGCACAGCCGGGCTGCAGAACAGGAAGAGACCAGTGTTGGTGACATACTGATCTCCATGTTTGCCGAAAAGGAGAGCCATGCCGTTTTCTATCTTGAGAAACAGGGAGTAAGCCGGCTGGATATTCTGAACTACGTCTCCCATCGTATTTCCAAGCCCGGTTTTGAAGATCCTGATGAGGAATTGTCAGAGGAAGGAGATAACGGACAGGGCGGATATGACGAGGAGAGCGGCGAGGCGTTCTTTGAAGAGATGGATGAGGGCCCGGATGGTGAGGAGGGTCCGGACGGGGCTGACAGCGTTGATGGTCATTTGGGGCGTGATGGTGCTGAAGGGGGGCATGGTGCTTCTTTTCCGGGTGCAGACGGCCAGCCGTCTCCCGGAGACCCGCAAACCGGCCGGAAGCGGCCCGGTCAGGCCGGAAAAAAGAAGACGGACCTGCTTGAACTGTACACGGAGGAGTGGACAGCCAAAGCCCGCGAAGGACATTTTGACAGGGTAATCGGACGTGAGCTGGAAATTGAGCGAAGCATAGAAATCCTTTGCCGGCGTCAGAAGAACAATCCGATTTACGTGGGTGATCCCGGAGTGGGTAAAACAGCGATTACCCAGGGGCTGGCTCAAAAGATTGTGCAGCAGGAAGTGCCGGAGCGGATTCAGGATTTCCGGATTTACGCCCTGGATCTCGGGGCGCTGCTGGCCGGCACCAAATTCCGCGGTGATTTCGAGGCGCGGCTGAAAGGGGTGCTGAAATCGCTGCAGCAAAAGAAAAACGTCATCCTGTTCATCGATGAAATTCACAATATCATCGGTGCCGGAGCTGCCGGATCGAGTACCCTGGATGCCTCAAACATGCTGAAACCCCTGCTCGCCGACGGTGCCATCCGCTGCATCGGTGCGACAACATTCGAAGAGTATAAGAACCATTTTGAAAAAGACCGGGCTCTGTCACGGCGATTCCAGAAAATTGAGATCAATGAACCGGATATACCGACTACGGTAAACATTCTCAAGGGGCTGAAGAATGTTTACGAAGAGTACCACGGGCTCAAGATCCCGACCGGAGCACTTGAGGCGGCCACGCGGCTTTCATCCAAATATCTCACAGAAAGGCGGCTTCCAGACAAGGCTATTGACGTTATAGACGAAGCCTGTTCCCAGGTCTCGCTCCAGCCGGGTGAACGCAAACAGCTTTCGGTTCGTGATGTTGAGAAACTCATATCAAAAATGGCCCGCGTGCCGGTACAGCAAGTCGGCGGTGAAGAAAAAGAGAGCCTGAGGGACCTGGAAAGCAAACTGAACCAGAATGTTTTTGGCCAGGAGAAGGCTGTCACCTCACTTGTTACCGCGGTGAAACGAAGCCGGGCAGGACTCGGCAACGATTCAAGACCGGTTGGTACTTTTCTGTTCTCGGGTCCCACCGGAGTCGGAAAAACCGAACTATGCCGGCAGGCTGCCGATCACCTCGGCCTGCCCCTCATCCGGTTTGACATGAGTGAATACATGGAGAAGCATACCGTTTCCAGACTGATCGGCGCCCCGGCCGGCTATGTCGGTTTTGAGCAGGGCGGCCTGCTTACCGATGCCATCCGCCGTCAGCCAAACTCGGTGCTGCTGCTTGATGAGATCGAGAAGGCGCATCCCGATATTTTCAACATCCTGCTGCAGATCATGGACTATGCCACGGCGACTGACAACACGGGAAGAAAGGCTGATTTCCGGAACGTACTGATGATCATGACTTCCAATGTCGGATCACGCGAGCTTGCCAGTCCCCCTATCGGATTTTCCGGAAAAGAAGCAAAACCCGGCGGCGATCCCAAAAAAGCCATCGAAAAGCACTTCAGTCCGGAATTCCGGAACCGTCTCGACGGCATTGTCATCTTCAATCATCTGGACAAGAATGTCATAGAAAGTATTGTGTACAAGTTCATCAAGGAACTTGAGGAGCAGCTACGCCATAAAAAAGTCAGAATTCGCCTCACAGAGAAGGCTGTGCACTGGCTGGCGGAAAAAGGGTACGACCCCTCCTACGGAGCCCGGCCGATGAGCCGCGTCATCCAGGAAAACATTAAGAACAAGCTGGTCGATGAGCTGCTGTTCGGAAAGCTTCAGCATGGAGGTACGGTTACCTTGTCTGCCGGCAAACAGGGACTTACCTTCCGCTTCAGTGATTGA
- a CDS encoding DUF3347 domain-containing protein, which translates to MNTTVFAQDEAEVDQRMAQIVEEYMNTKDGLVHDRDDLAAAWAERLETTLATTPNEIFHEDDLPTWQSYQQTMHGTVGDLVDAESIEEQRQALAEVSSDLKALIEEFGSGGSDIFVFACEDLDEDMIWLHTSEEVGNPYHGVENTDCGEVIEQL; encoded by the coding sequence ATGAACACAACAGTATTTGCCCAGGATGAAGCTGAAGTAGATCAGCGAATGGCGCAGATAGTTGAAGAGTACATGAACACCAAAGACGGTCTTGTTCATGACAGGGACGATCTGGCAGCCGCCTGGGCGGAACGCCTTGAAACCACTCTTGCCACAACACCCAATGAAATATTTCATGAAGATGATCTCCCGACATGGCAGAGTTACCAGCAAACCATGCACGGAACGGTGGGTGACCTTGTTGATGCCGAGAGCATTGAAGAGCAGCGCCAGGCACTGGCCGAAGTATCATCCGACCTTAAGGCGCTGATCGAGGAGTTTGGCAGCGGAGGCAGTGATATATTCGTCTTTGCATGTGAAGATCTTGATGAAGACATGATCTGGCTGCATACTTCCGAAGAGGTTGGCAATCCCTACCACGGCGTGGAAAATACCGATTGCGGAGAGGTCATCGAACAGCTTTAG
- a CDS encoding N-acyl-D-amino-acid deacylase family protein, with the protein MQNTAMLSFSIISTLRRFSSSVTIDYSSAHTVSCTFVLFLASLLLLAACERHTHDVIITNGIIYDGSGNSSAEGGLAILNGRITHTGNLPDDISAPEVIDAGGMAVAPGFINMLSWADEPLIEDGRSMSNIKQGVTLEVMGEGWSMGPLTDRMALIREQDQSYITYDVTWRTLGEFLEHLEDRGVSPNIASFVGATTVRIHELGRDDRTPTPDQLQRMQNLVREAMQEGAMGLSTALIYAPAWYADTEELIALSEAAAEYGGIYATHLRSEGDRFIEAVSEMLQIAEEAEIDAHIHHLKAAGKNNWHKIDEVIDMVEQAREERMNITSNMYMYTAAATRLSAIIPPWAREGERESMIERFQNPTMRSDIIAEMESEDTDWENFLQMVESPDDILLTGFRSDDLQRYVGWTLAEVARSRSTDPAETVLDLITEDDYTVNAVYFLMSEENLEKQVQLPWMTFGSDGGSFAAEGVFLDRSPHPRAYGNFARLLGEYVRERELVSLEDAIHRLTLKPAEILGIDDRRGRLDEDYKADIVIFDPEQIQDHATYENPHQYAEGVAFVLVNGTPVVKDGEHTGAKPGRVVRGPGWEP; encoded by the coding sequence ATGCAAAATACCGCTATGCTGTCCTTTTCCATCATATCAACCCTGCGTCGCTTTTCCTCATCTGTAACGATTGATTACTCATCAGCGCATACAGTCAGTTGCACATTTGTGCTGTTTCTGGCCTCTCTGCTGCTCCTGGCTGCCTGTGAAAGACACACCCACGATGTTATCATCACAAACGGCATCATTTACGACGGGTCCGGCAACAGCAGCGCTGAAGGCGGTCTGGCCATTCTGAACGGCCGAATCACCCACACCGGTAATCTCCCCGATGATATCTCAGCCCCCGAAGTCATTGATGCCGGGGGCATGGCCGTGGCTCCCGGATTCATAAATATGCTCAGCTGGGCAGATGAACCGCTGATCGAGGACGGGCGCTCCATGAGCAACATCAAGCAGGGTGTGACCCTGGAAGTCATGGGAGAAGGATGGTCTATGGGACCATTAACCGACCGTATGGCACTCATCAGAGAGCAGGATCAGAGTTACATCACGTATGATGTGACCTGGCGGACACTCGGGGAGTTTCTTGAGCATCTTGAAGACCGCGGTGTTTCTCCGAATATAGCTTCGTTTGTTGGTGCCACTACAGTCAGAATTCACGAACTTGGCCGGGACGACCGGACACCCACCCCCGACCAGCTTCAGAGAATGCAGAACCTGGTGCGCGAGGCCATGCAGGAAGGGGCCATGGGCCTGAGCACAGCGCTGATCTATGCTCCGGCATGGTATGCCGACACTGAAGAACTTATTGCCCTTTCCGAAGCAGCCGCTGAATACGGAGGTATTTATGCTACCCATTTGCGCAGTGAAGGGGACCGCTTCATTGAGGCCGTTTCCGAAATGCTTCAGATTGCAGAAGAAGCGGAAATTGATGCACATATTCACCACCTCAAGGCCGCAGGCAAGAATAACTGGCACAAAATTGACGAGGTTATTGATATGGTGGAGCAGGCCCGTGAGGAGCGGATGAACATTACATCCAACATGTACATGTATACCGCTGCGGCGACCCGCCTTTCGGCAATTATTCCCCCATGGGCGCGCGAAGGGGAAAGAGAATCGATGATCGAACGCTTTCAGAATCCCACCATGCGATCCGATATTATCGCTGAAATGGAGTCTGAAGATACCGATTGGGAGAATTTCCTTCAGATGGTGGAGTCGCCGGATGACATACTGCTTACCGGATTCCGCTCTGATGACCTGCAGCGCTATGTCGGCTGGACCCTTGCTGAGGTGGCGCGCTCACGCAGTACCGATCCCGCTGAAACCGTGCTTGACCTGATAACCGAAGATGATTACACCGTTAATGCCGTCTATTTTCTGATGTCTGAGGAGAATCTGGAGAAGCAGGTTCAGCTCCCCTGGATGACGTTTGGTTCGGACGGGGGCTCATTTGCAGCCGAAGGTGTCTTTCTCGACCGCAGCCCTCATCCGAGAGCCTATGGAAATTTTGCCAGACTGCTGGGCGAATATGTCCGTGAAAGAGAGCTTGTCTCACTGGAGGATGCCATCCACCGTCTGACGCTCAAGCCCGCTGAAATTCTCGGTATTGATGACCGGCGCGGTCGCCTTGATGAAGATTATAAGGCCGATATAGTAATTTTTGATCCGGAACAGATTCAGGACCATGCCACTTATGAAAATCCGCATCAATATGCTGAAGGTGTGGCATTTGTGCTGGTCAATGGCACGCCGGTGGTGAAGGATGGCGAGCACACCGGAGCAAAGCCGGGCCGGGTTGTGCGCGGACCGGGATGGGAGCCCTGA
- a CDS encoding HAD family hydrolase has translation MNNSGFGILFDMDGVIADSNPVHRQAIHTFCQNHGKELTDAFFRQHISGRTNKEWIPKMFTGISKEEAQILADEKERLFRSMFSPEEHLLPGLLAFIDEISRAEIPVAVATSAPAENADFILSRAGIAGYFNAVLNSSHVSKGKPDPDIYLKSAEVIGVPPSGCVVIEDSLPGIEAGKRAGASVIGVTTTHRRDELLACDKVIDDFQDLNLKIIDDLVKSGKSQSRNQDAV, from the coding sequence ATGAATAATTCAGGATTTGGTATTCTTTTCGATATGGACGGTGTGATTGCGGACAGCAATCCTGTGCACAGGCAGGCTATTCATACATTTTGTCAAAACCACGGAAAAGAGCTGACCGATGCGTTTTTCCGGCAGCATATCTCGGGCAGAACCAACAAGGAGTGGATACCGAAAATGTTTACCGGCATCAGCAAGGAAGAAGCTCAAATACTGGCGGATGAGAAAGAGCGCCTGTTCCGATCCATGTTCTCTCCTGAAGAGCATTTACTGCCGGGACTGCTTGCATTTATTGATGAGATCAGCCGCGCGGAGATTCCTGTGGCCGTTGCCACTTCCGCCCCCGCTGAAAATGCCGATTTTATCCTTTCACGAGCCGGAATCGCAGGATATTTCAATGCTGTACTGAACTCATCGCATGTCAGTAAAGGCAAGCCTGACCCCGATATCTATCTGAAATCTGCCGAAGTGATAGGGGTGCCGCCTTCCGGGTGCGTTGTAATAGAAGATTCCCTGCCCGGTATTGAGGCCGGAAAGCGTGCCGGTGCAAGCGTCATCGGTGTCACAACAACCCACAGGCGCGATGAGCTTTTAGCCTGTGACAAGGTCATCGACGATTTTCAGGATCTGAACCTGAAGATAATCGATGACCTTGTCAAAAGTGGCAAATCACAGAGCAGGAACCAGGATGCGGTTTAA